A genomic window from Pseudomonas alcaligenes includes:
- the yccS gene encoding YccS family putative transporter, whose protein sequence is MPSSLQHTWRQLWAREKFTYGVRVFIALAGAMALCWYLDRIAFVIPLFLGCIASALAESDDHWRGRTQALLVTLVCFAATAVSVQLLFPYPWLFGSGLALAAFAMTLLGGIGERYAAVAQATLILAIYTAIGLEHRAGLAGGFWQEPLLLIAGAAWYGLLGILWSALFSQQPVQQALARVFEELGAYLRLKASLFEPVRKLDIEARRLELARQNGRVVTALNQAKDIILNRMSRKRSGQKINRYLKLYFIAQDIHERASSSHYPYNALAEAFFHSDVMFRCGRLLSQQGKACQALGRAIRLRQPFDYNDNSQAMAELDASMAYLREQNNPAWRRLLRALGALAGNLASLERKLTSASNPDALADEQDSALLDRSPQSLKDAFERLRQHVTPTSLVFRHALRLSVALLAGYGLLHWIHPQQGYWILLTTLFVCRPSYGATRLRLVQRVSGTLLGLVLGWALIRLFPDPLLQSLFAVAAGVVFFTNRVDRYTLATTAMTLVVVLCFNQISDAYTLLWPRLVDTVLGTVIAGLAVFLILPDWQGRKLNQVLASTLSSNSRYLLQIMQQYESGARDDLSYRLARRNAHNADAALSTTLANMLLEPGHFRKDAETGFRFLVLSHTLLSYLSALGAHRASLADDASDALHERAVAHISQSLEAIAACLRDNQPVAVYDETDQRLAEELEQLPEEMDEGHRLVQVQLGLICRQLAPLRTLVAHLQKQVPQPGEAQAA, encoded by the coding sequence ATGCCCTCATCGTTGCAACACACCTGGCGCCAGCTCTGGGCGCGCGAGAAGTTCACCTACGGCGTGCGCGTATTCATCGCCCTGGCCGGCGCCATGGCGCTGTGCTGGTACCTGGACCGCATCGCCTTCGTCATTCCGCTGTTCCTCGGCTGCATCGCCAGCGCCCTGGCCGAGAGCGACGACCACTGGCGCGGCCGCACCCAGGCCCTGCTGGTCACCCTGGTCTGCTTCGCCGCCACCGCCGTGTCGGTGCAGCTGCTGTTCCCCTATCCCTGGCTGTTCGGCAGCGGCCTGGCGCTGGCGGCCTTCGCCATGACCCTGCTCGGCGGCATTGGCGAGCGCTACGCGGCGGTGGCTCAGGCCACCCTGATCCTGGCCATCTACACCGCCATCGGCCTGGAGCACCGCGCCGGCCTGGCCGGCGGCTTCTGGCAGGAGCCACTGCTGCTGATCGCCGGCGCCGCCTGGTACGGCCTGCTCGGCATCCTGTGGAGTGCGCTGTTCAGCCAGCAGCCGGTGCAGCAGGCACTGGCGCGGGTGTTCGAGGAGCTGGGCGCCTACCTGCGCCTGAAGGCCTCGCTGTTCGAACCGGTGCGCAAGCTCGACATCGAGGCCCGCCGCCTGGAGCTGGCGCGGCAGAACGGCCGGGTGGTGACGGCGCTGAACCAGGCCAAGGACATCATCCTCAACCGCATGAGCCGCAAGCGCAGCGGGCAGAAGATCAACCGCTACCTCAAGCTGTACTTCATCGCCCAGGACATCCACGAGCGCGCCAGCTCCTCGCACTACCCCTACAACGCCCTGGCCGAGGCCTTCTTCCACAGCGACGTGATGTTCCGCTGCGGCCGCCTGCTGAGCCAGCAGGGCAAGGCCTGCCAGGCCCTGGGCCGGGCCATCCGCCTGCGCCAGCCGTTCGACTACAACGACAACAGCCAGGCCATGGCCGAGCTGGACGCCTCCATGGCCTACCTGCGCGAGCAGAACAACCCGGCCTGGCGCCGCCTGCTGCGCGCCCTCGGCGCCCTGGCGGGCAACCTGGCCAGCCTGGAGCGCAAGCTGACCAGCGCCAGCAACCCGGATGCCCTGGCCGACGAGCAGGACAGCGCCCTGCTCGATCGCTCGCCGCAGAGCCTGAAGGACGCCTTCGAGCGCCTGCGCCAGCACGTCACCCCGACCAGCCTGGTGTTCCGCCACGCCCTGCGCCTGTCCGTCGCCCTGCTCGCCGGCTATGGCCTGCTGCACTGGATCCACCCGCAGCAGGGCTACTGGATCCTGCTCACCACATTGTTCGTCTGCCGCCCCAGCTACGGCGCCACCCGCCTGCGCCTGGTGCAGCGGGTCAGCGGCACCCTGCTCGGCCTGGTGCTGGGCTGGGCGCTGATCCGCCTGTTCCCCGACCCGCTGCTGCAGTCGCTGTTCGCCGTGGCCGCAGGGGTGGTGTTCTTCACCAACCGGGTCGACCGCTACACCCTGGCCACCACCGCCATGACCCTGGTGGTGGTGCTCTGCTTCAACCAGATCAGCGACGCCTACACCCTGCTCTGGCCGCGCCTGGTGGATACCGTGCTGGGCACGGTGATCGCCGGCCTGGCGGTGTTCCTGATCCTGCCCGACTGGCAGGGCCGCAAGCTCAACCAGGTGCTGGCCAGCACCCTCAGCAGCAACAGCCGCTACCTGCTGCAGATCATGCAGCAGTACGAGTCCGGCGCCCGCGACGACCTGAGTTACCGCCTGGCCCGGCGCAACGCGCACAACGCCGACGCGGCGCTGTCCACCACCCTGGCCAACATGCTGCTGGAGCCCGGCCACTTCAGGAAGGACGCCGAGACCGGCTTCCGCTTCCTGGTGCTGTCGCACACCCTGCTCAGCTACCTCTCGGCCCTCGGCGCGCACCGCGCGAGCCTGGCCGACGACGCCAGCGACGCCCTGCACGAGCGCGCCGTGGCCCATATCAGCCAGAGCCTGGAGGCCATCGCCGCCTGCCTGCGCGACAACCAGCCGGTGGCGGTGTACGACGAGACCGACCAGCGCCTGGCCGAAGAGCTGGAGCAGCTGCCGGAGGAGATGGACGAAGGCCACCGCCTGGTGCAGGTGCAGCTCGGCCTGATCTGCCGCCAACTGGCGCCACTGCGCACCCTGGTGGCGCACCTGCAGAAGCAGGTACCGCAGCCCGGCGAGGCCCAGGCGGCCTGA
- the ntrC gene encoding nitrogen regulation protein NR(I) — translation MSRSETVWIVDDDRSIRWVLEKALQQEGMTTQSFDSADGVLSKLSRQQPDVIISDIRMPGASGLDLLARIRDMHPRLPVIIMTAHSDLDSAVASYQGGAFEYLPKPFDVDEAVSLVKRANQHAQEQQSLEAPAALSRTPEIIGEAPAMQEVFRAIGRLSHSNITVLINGESGTGKELVAHALHRHSPRAAAPFIALNMAAIPKDLMESELFGHEKGAFTGAANQRRGRFEQADGGTLFLDEIGDMPADTQTRLLRVLADGEFYRVGGHTPVKVDVRIIAATHQNLESLVQAGKFREDLFHRLNVIRIHIPRLADRREDIPTLARHFLARAAQELAVEPKLLKSETEDYLKHLPWPGNVRQLENTCRWITVMASGREVHIDDLPPELLTQPQENAPAANWEQGLRQWADQALARGQSSLLDSAVPAFERIMIETALKHTAGRRRDAAVLLGWGRNTLTRKIKELGMKVDGADDDDGDD, via the coding sequence ATGAGCCGCAGTGAAACCGTCTGGATCGTCGACGACGACCGCTCCATCCGCTGGGTCCTGGAGAAGGCCCTGCAGCAGGAGGGCATGACCACCCAGAGTTTCGACAGCGCCGATGGCGTGCTGAGCAAGCTGAGCCGCCAGCAGCCGGACGTGATCATTTCCGACATCCGCATGCCCGGCGCCAGCGGCCTCGACCTGCTGGCGCGGATCCGCGACATGCACCCGCGCCTGCCGGTGATCATCATGACCGCCCATTCCGACCTGGACAGCGCGGTGGCCTCCTACCAGGGCGGTGCCTTCGAGTACCTGCCCAAGCCGTTCGACGTCGACGAGGCGGTGTCGCTGGTCAAGCGCGCCAACCAGCACGCCCAGGAGCAGCAGAGCCTGGAGGCGCCGGCCGCGCTGTCGCGCACCCCGGAGATCATCGGCGAGGCGCCGGCGATGCAGGAGGTGTTCCGCGCCATCGGCCGCCTGTCCCACTCCAACATCACCGTGCTGATCAACGGCGAATCCGGTACCGGCAAGGAGCTGGTCGCCCACGCCCTGCACCGCCACAGCCCGCGCGCGGCCGCGCCGTTCATCGCGCTGAACATGGCGGCCATCCCGAAGGACCTGATGGAGTCGGAACTGTTCGGCCACGAAAAGGGCGCCTTCACCGGCGCCGCCAACCAGCGTCGCGGCCGCTTCGAGCAGGCCGACGGCGGCACCCTGTTCCTCGACGAGATCGGCGATATGCCGGCCGACACCCAGACCCGCCTGCTGCGCGTGCTGGCCGACGGCGAGTTCTACCGGGTCGGCGGCCACACCCCGGTGAAGGTCGACGTGCGCATCATCGCCGCCACCCACCAGAACCTCGAATCCCTGGTACAGGCCGGCAAGTTCCGCGAGGACCTGTTCCACCGCCTCAACGTCATCCGCATCCACATCCCGCGCCTGGCCGACCGCCGCGAGGACATCCCCACCCTGGCCCGCCACTTCCTCGCCCGCGCCGCCCAGGAACTGGCGGTGGAGCCCAAGCTGCTGAAGAGCGAGACCGAGGACTACCTCAAGCACCTGCCCTGGCCGGGCAACGTGCGCCAGCTGGAGAACACCTGCCGCTGGATCACCGTGATGGCCTCCGGTCGCGAGGTGCACATCGACGACCTGCCGCCGGAGCTGCTGACCCAGCCGCAGGAGAACGCCCCGGCCGCCAACTGGGAGCAGGGCCTGCGCCAGTGGGCCGACCAGGCCCTGGCGCGCGGCCAGTCCAGCCTGCTGGACAGCGCCGTGCCGGCCTTCGAGCGGATCATGATCGAGACCGCGCTCAAGCACACCGCCGGCCGCCGCCGCGACGCCGCCGTGCTGCTGGGCTGGGGCCGCAACACCCTGACGCGCAAGATCAAGGAGCTGGGCATGAAGGTCGACGGCGCCGACGATGACGACGGTGACGACTGA
- the glnL gene encoding nitrogen regulation protein NR(II), with protein sequence MINDALHRLLLDNLTTATILLNAELCLEYMNPAAEMLLAVSGQRSHGQFISELFTESPEALHSLRQAVEHAHPFTKREAMLTSLAGQTITVDYAVTPILNRGQTLLLLEVHPRDRLLRITKEEAQLSKQETTKLLVRGLAHEIKNPLGGIRGAAQLLARELPDEGLRDYTNVIIEEADRLRNLVDRMLGSNKLPSLAMTNIHEVLERVANLIEAEAQGSITLVRDYDPSIPDLLIDREQLIQAVLNIVRNALQALSAQSDLRLGRISLRTRTLRQFTIGHTRHRLVVKMEIIDNGPGIPPELQETIFYPMVSGRPDGTGLGLAITQNIISQHQGLIECESHPGHTVFSIFLPLDQGATQP encoded by the coding sequence ATGATCAACGACGCGCTGCACCGACTGCTGCTGGACAACCTGACCACCGCGACCATCCTGCTCAACGCCGAGCTGTGCCTAGAGTACATGAACCCGGCCGCCGAGATGCTGCTGGCGGTCAGCGGCCAGCGCAGCCACGGCCAGTTCATCAGCGAGCTGTTCACCGAGTCACCGGAAGCGCTGCACTCGCTGCGCCAGGCGGTAGAGCATGCCCATCCCTTCACCAAGCGCGAGGCCATGCTCACCTCGCTGGCCGGCCAGACCATCACCGTCGACTACGCGGTGACGCCCATCCTCAACCGCGGCCAGACCCTGCTGCTGCTGGAAGTGCACCCGCGCGACCGCCTGCTGCGCATCACCAAGGAAGAGGCGCAGCTGTCCAAGCAGGAGACCACCAAGCTGCTGGTGCGCGGCCTGGCCCACGAGATCAAGAATCCGCTCGGCGGCATTCGCGGCGCCGCCCAGCTGCTGGCCCGCGAACTGCCGGACGAAGGCCTGCGCGACTACACCAACGTGATCATCGAGGAAGCCGACCGCCTGCGTAACCTGGTCGACCGCATGCTCGGCTCGAACAAGCTGCCGAGCCTCGCCATGACCAACATTCACGAAGTGCTGGAGCGGGTCGCCAACCTGATCGAGGCCGAGGCCCAGGGCAGCATCACCCTGGTGCGCGACTACGACCCGAGCATCCCCGACCTGCTGATCGACCGCGAGCAGCTGATCCAGGCCGTGCTCAACATCGTGCGCAACGCCCTGCAGGCACTGTCCGCGCAGAGTGACCTGCGCCTGGGCCGCATCAGCCTGCGCACCCGCACCCTGCGCCAGTTCACCATCGGCCACACCCGCCACCGCCTGGTGGTGAAGATGGAGATCATCGACAACGGCCCGGGCATCCCGCCGGAGCTGCAGGAAACCATCTTCTATCCCATGGTCAGCGGCCGCCCGGACGGCACCGGTCTGGGCCTGGCCATCACCCAGAACATCATCAGCCAGCATCAGGGCCTGATCGAATGCGAGAGCCACCCCGGCCACACCGTGTTCTCGATCTTCCTGCCCCTGGACCAAGGAGCTACACAGCCATGA
- a CDS encoding DUF4124 domain-containing protein, with product MLRYLSCMLLGLCCLHASAGVYTYIDADGNRVFTDQPPSGEAERIELAPGNQMPSSPAAQASPASEPPLAAEPGYDLLRILVPEPDAVIRDTTGKLIVTASSDPTLHPGHRYRLILDGQPWGEAGRSPVFPLQNIDRGTHQISVEILDARGRIVERTPAQPFHMKRISLAEKRTASPCKKKDWGVRPECPIEDKPKDPPKDIPLVPFI from the coding sequence ATGCTCCGCTACCTGTCCTGCATGCTGCTCGGCCTTTGCTGTCTCCACGCCAGCGCCGGCGTCTACACCTACATCGACGCCGACGGCAACCGGGTCTTCACCGACCAGCCACCCTCGGGCGAGGCCGAGCGCATCGAACTGGCACCCGGCAACCAGATGCCCTCGTCGCCGGCCGCCCAGGCCAGCCCGGCCAGCGAACCGCCCCTGGCGGCGGAACCCGGCTACGACCTGCTGCGCATCCTGGTACCGGAACCCGACGCGGTGATTCGCGACACCACCGGCAAGCTGATCGTCACCGCCAGCAGCGACCCGACCCTGCACCCCGGCCACCGCTACCGCCTGATCCTCGACGGCCAGCCCTGGGGGGAAGCGGGGCGCAGCCCGGTGTTCCCGCTGCAGAACATCGACCGCGGCACCCACCAGATCTCGGTGGAGATCCTCGACGCCCGCGGGCGCATCGTCGAGCGCACCCCGGCGCAGCCCTTCCACATGAAGCGCATCTCCCTGGCCGAGAAGCGCACCGCCAGCCCGTGCAAGAAGAAGGACTGGGGCGTACGCCCGGAATGCCCCATCGAGGACAAGCCGAAGGACCCGCCGAAGGACATCCCCCTGGTGCCCTTCATCTGA
- a CDS encoding DUF4124 domain-containing protein, giving the protein MRLLTACLLCALALPAAAQIYKYTDANGNTVFTNQPPEGQAAETVELPPTNTVQAQPVESAAPTAAPAASAQPYGVLALTDLPSEEALRANNGTFSVGVQIDPRLQPGHSLRLLLDGQPYGQPSNVPRLQLVNVDRGEHSLAVEVLSGGQSLQRSASVTFTVQRVNTSSPALRPPPPTPKPTP; this is encoded by the coding sequence ATGCGCCTGCTCACCGCCTGCCTGCTTTGCGCCCTGGCCCTGCCCGCCGCGGCGCAGATCTACAAGTACACCGACGCCAACGGCAACACGGTGTTCACCAACCAGCCGCCGGAAGGCCAGGCGGCGGAAACCGTCGAGCTGCCGCCGACCAACACGGTGCAGGCACAGCCCGTCGAGTCCGCTGCGCCGACCGCTGCCCCTGCCGCCAGCGCCCAGCCCTATGGGGTGCTGGCGCTGACCGACCTGCCCAGCGAGGAGGCCCTGCGTGCCAACAACGGCACCTTCAGCGTCGGCGTGCAGATCGACCCGCGCCTGCAGCCCGGGCACAGCCTGCGCCTGCTGCTGGACGGCCAGCCCTACGGCCAGCCGAGCAACGTGCCGCGCCTGCAGCTGGTAAATGTCGACCGCGGCGAACACAGCCTGGCCGTCGAGGTGCTCAGTGGCGGCCAGTCGCTGCAGCGCAGCGCCAGCGTGACCTTCACCGTGCAACGGGTGAACACCAGCAGCCCGGCATTGCGACCACCGCCCCCTACACCCAAGCCGACCCCCTGA